TGAATAACTGAAACCTCGAGCGAAATTGAGCTCTTCGATTTTTCCCAGGTCGTGCAGCAGGAGCCCGGCGAGAATCAATTCGCGGTCAAGGAAAGGGTAATGGTCCGAGACGCGGTCTCCGAGTCCTACCAGGGAACTCACATGTTCAATGAGCCCGCCCAGGAAGGCATGGTGATAGGACATGGCGGCAGGCGCCAGCTTGTACTTGCGGGCGATCTCCGGATCTTCAAAAATACGGAGAAGCAACGTTTGCAGAGGGCCCTGGGCCATCTGCTTTATTCTTTTCAGCAGGCCCGCGAATAGCTTTTCAGGGTTTTGCTTTCCGTGGGGAAGATAGTCAGCAAGGTCGATGTCGGCTTCGCGGCACTTTGCGATCTTGCGCAGTGAGAGCTGAAGATTGCCCTGATAGAGCTCAACTGCAGCGGCGGCGCGCACTACGTCATCGGCTTCGAAGGCCAGGTCAGAGCTGTCGCAATCCCAGAGCTTTGCCTTGATGGTCCCGGTGGAGTCCTGAAACTCGAGATCGAGGTAAGCGCTTCCGTTGCGGGCCGTCTTGCGTTCTTTGGCGCGCACGAGAAAAGTTGTCGTAACGTGAGTCCCGGGCTTCAGATCGGCAATGTAGGCTTCTTTCATCCAGTTGCGCCTCCGCGAGACTATTCGCTCTCATCGCCTCCGGGGGGCGCGCCGGTATCCGCAAAACCCGGCGCCAGTCGAATGTAGCTTTGCTGCCGCAACGTCGTCAGAAAGCCCCGCATGGCTCCCGTTACCCTCTGCTCGTAGAGGTAATTCATCACATAGTTTGAGACCTGGTCGAAGGTCGGGTGCTGCCCCACACGGCGCTCGATGACTTTGAAAATCATGTATCCGTACTGGGTTTTAATAATTTTGCTGGTATCGCCGACATCCACCTTGGCGATCGCATTAGATATCTCAGCCGAGATAGTGCCTTCCTTAAAGAACCCGACATCCCCTCCGTCTTTGGCGCTGGGAGCGTCAGAGAGTTCCTTGGCGACGTCTGAAAAACGCGAGCCACTCTGAAGTTCGCCCTGAGCCTTTTTCGCGAGTGTGTCAGCCTCACCGGCAGAATGTTTCTCAGTTGAGATCAGGATTTCCGCCAGGTGGACTCCGGGAGGTGAATCAAATTTTTCTTTGTGGGTCTCAAAATACTTCTGCGCGTCGGCCCTCGTCAGGATGATCCTCGACCCAACCTCGCGCGAGATCACTTCGCGCATCAGCAATTGCCGCTTGATCTGATCTTTGAAATCCTCCCAGTTTCCTCCGTCTTTCTCGACAGCATCCTGCAGGGCTTCGAGCGACGGCATGTTGTATTGCTGCCGGATTTCGTCCAGCCGCTTAATGACGTCCGTATCTACGTTGATGTCATCATCGGTGGCTTTCTGGACCATCAGGTCCTGGTCAATCAAGTCGCGGAGCAGGTCCTTGCTTTTCAGATTAAACTGCTCATCCAGCTGTGTGCCGGAATATTGCTGGGCCAGTTGTGCGTGCAAAGTGCCACGCTCTTTGTCGTACTGGCGCTGCGTAATGATCTTGTTGTTGATCCGTGCAATAATGCGCTCAACCAGCACGGTCTTGGCGTTGGCGCTCGGGGCCGTCCCGGCAACCGCCAGAGCTCCGAGTCCCAGGGCCATCAACAAGGTGAAGATTGGTTTTGGCATAGCGTCCACCCCAAACAGAAACTTCTTTTCGACCCGGAAATTACGCGCCCGCCTGTGCGTTTATCTGCAGTCGCCGAAACCGCGCGCAATAAATTATGTTATCGCTGCGGCTGCAGTTCCAGCAAGATGTTTTCGATGTCTTTCAGAGGGTCTCCACTGCCGTCCTTGATCTGCATGCGGAGGACCCCATCCGGCTGGAAAGCGACGCCGCGCCTCTTCTTGATGATTTCCATCAGCTTCTGCGGGCTGACGGATGTCTGTTCGTGAAACCGCATCCGGACTTCACTGCCTTTCCGTTCCACGGTCTGAATCATGAGCTGTTCGGCCCGGGACTTTACGACAGCATAATTCAACAACTGTTCCACCGGGACTGGAATTGGGCCGTAGCGGTCCGTGAGTTCAGCCTCCATGTCCTGCAGCCCTTCCATCGTCTTAAGGGCAGAAATACGCTTATACATGCGCAGGCGCTGGCGTTCGTCGGCGATATAGCTTTCCGGAATCTTGATATTGATGCCCAGATTGAAGGTTGTGCGGACTTCGGGCCGGGAGGGTTCGCCTTTGAGTTCGTGGACCGCCTCGTCCAGCATGCGCAGGTAGAGGTCAATGCCGATGGCGTTCAGGTGGCCGTGTTGTTGCTGCCCCAGTACGTTACCGGCACCCCGAAGCTCAAGGTCAAGCGCAGCCAGGCGGAAACCCGCGCCGAGATCGGAAAATTCCTTTAAAGCAGCCAGCCGCCTTTTGGCGATAGGGGTAAGCGTATCAACGGTTGGAACAAGGAAAAACGCGTAGGCCCGGCGGTCAGATCGGCCAACCCGCCCGCGAAGCTGATAGAGGTCCGACAGGCCAAACCGCTCGGCGTGGTTCACGATCATGGTGTTGGCCCGGGGAATATCCAGGCCGTTCTCGACCAACGATGTCGCCACCAGCATGTCGTATTTGCCTTCCATGAACTTCAGCATCGCGCGTTCCAGTTCGCGCTCGCCCATCTGGCCGTGCGCAACTCCGATGCGCGCCGCCGGAACCAGACGCTGGAGAAGGGCGGCGATGGTGAAGATGGATTCCACGCGGTTGTGCACAAAATAGATCTGGCCGCCGCGGTCCATTTCATGCTGGATGGCAGACTGGATGAGGCCGTCATTAAAGGCGGCCACGGTGGTTTGAATGGCCAGGCGCCCGCGCGGAGGGCTTTCAATCACCGAAAGGTCGCGCAGCCCTCCAAGCGCCATGTGCAGGGTGCGCGGAATGGGAGTGGCGGACATGGTGAGAACGTCGACGTTGGCCTTCAGCTTTTTCAATCGTTCCTTGGCCGCTACGCCGAACCGCTGCTCTTCGTCCACGACCAGCAGCCCAAGGTCCTGGAACTGCACGTCCTTAGACAGCATTCGATGCGTGCCGATTACGATATCAACCTTGCCGGCTTCGATATCGGCAACGGTTTTCCTGATCTCCGCGGCGGAGCGGAAGCGGCTGAGCATTTCAACGCGCACGGGGAAGTGTGACATGCGCTGGCAGAAGGTGGTGTAGTGCTGGAACGCCAAAACAGTGGTGGGGGCGAGCACGGCAACCTGCCGGGACTCCTGGACTACCTTGAAGGCCGCGCGCATGGCGAGCTCGGTCTTGCCATAGCCCACGTCGCCGCAGAGCAGTCGGTCCATTGGTTCGGGTGATTCCAGGTCCCCCTTGATGTCGGCAATGGCGGTCAACTGGTCGGGTGTTTCTTCGAAAGGGAAAGAGTCCTCGAACTCTTTCTGCAAATTGTTGTCCGGAGCCACGGCTGTGCCGCCGCGCATTTTTCTTTCGGCGTAGAGGCGGAGAAGCTCTTCGGCCATATCGCGCAGCGCACGCTGGACGCGTTTCTTCGTCCGCTGCCATGAGCTCCCGCCGAGGCGGTCCAGGCCGGGCTTGACACCGTCGCCGCTGGATCGGTATTTCTCCACCAGGTCGAGCCGTTCAAGAGGTACGTAGAGCCGGGCGTCGTCCTGGTAGGTGAGAAGCATGAAATCCCGCGTGGAACCGCCAACCGGAAGTTGTTTGAGCCCCTGGTAAACGCCGATGCCATGATCGATATGCACGACGTAATCGCCCACTTTGAGATCGCTGAGATCTGAGAGAAAACTGGAAGTTGCATTCTCCCGCCGGCGTGCAGCGCCCCAGGTAAACTCGCCCAGAATGTCGCGTTCGGAGAGCAGGAGAAGGTGAAGGTCGGGAAAAACCACGCCGGCCTCGAGTTCTCCCCTGGCAATCCGCAACGCGCGGCCGGCTGAAGCCACGTCACCCGTGGTAGTCTGCTCCCGGGCATCTTTTCCGCATGCCTTGGGCCATGCCACATTTTCAAAAGGGATTTCATAGTCAGCAAAAATCTCGCGCAGCCGATCGGCCTTTGCCGAGGTCGGGACAGCCAGGACAATGTTTTCGCCATTCTCAATCTGTACACGCAGTTGTTCGGCCAGCAGTTTGAGAGAGCCCTGGAATTTGGGCACCGGCTGCGTGTTCAGATAGAACCGGCCGGCGGCTTCAACCGGAGCGGCAAGAAATTCTGGAGGTTCGCTGGAGCCTTCAATGTCGAGTTCATGGAGAAAGACGGATGGGTGCGACACAATCGAAGACTGAAATTCCTCAGCCTTCAGGAAGACTTCATCAGGCCGTGGCGGTTGGGGAGAGACGTCCCGCACAGCATCGAAAGCATTTTGCAGGCTTTCGAGGAATTCGGTTAGCTGCGCCTGTCGGTCGGCAGGTTCGTCCCATAGAATGACGGGGCGCTCCAGCAGCGAAACGAGCGTGCCCATGCGCGGCTCCACGAGCGGCACATAAAATTCCCAGCCGGGAAAGGGCGCAGAGAACGAATCGGACCAACCAGGCGGGAGACGCCCTGCACGGCCCTCCGGAACCCGCCTCGCCAGGATGTCCACCAGCCGGCTAAAAAAATTTGATGGCGGCGCAGCTTCCGTCAGGGGAAGGATCATCAATTCCAAGATGCTTTTGCTTGACCGCTGGTTTGCTGGGTCAAACTCCCGCATTGACTCAATGGTGTCACCGAAAAACTCTATCCGTGCGGGCCGTTCGACTTCCGGCGGGAAAATGTCAACGATGCCACCGCGGACGGAATACTGCCCTGCGCTTAGAACTGGTTCCGATGGTTCGTAACCGACTCTCAGCAGGTGCTCGGCGAGATCTTCCGGTGCAATCTCGTCGGAGATTTTCAGCCGGAGGGCGAGAGAGCGATAAAAAGAGAGGGGGCGGTAGCGCATCATTGCAGCCGGCAATGGCGCGGCGAGAACACGGACCTGACCGCACGCGATGCGCCAAAGGCCCACGGCGCGGCGCTCCAGAATGTCGGGATGCGGGGAGCGCGCTTCATATGGCGAGCAATCGAATGCGGAAAGGGATACGACCGCCTCGCCTGCGCCAGGCTCCAGCCAATCGAGCACGGTGGAAGCTGTCCGGGCCAGTCCCTCTGCAGCATCGTTATCGCTGGTAAGAATGACGATGGGTCTTGACAGTTGATGGGCAAGGAGCGCTGCTGCGATTGCTTTGGCCGGGCTCGTCAGTCCTGAAATTGAAATTCCACCCACGGTCCCGGCAGCTGGCGCCAATGCGCGCTCCTGCGCCGCCCGGAGCCCGGGATGTTCGAGAATCGCCTGGAGGAATGGTTCAATGGAGACCATTAAAGGTGAGGGCTCTTAACCAAAAATCTTCTGCACGGCGCTGACGATGCCTGTCGTGGAAAAACCTGGAACCGCCGGCATGGAGACGACGCAACCTCCGGCTGCTTCAACTTCTGCACGGCCCACAATTTCGTTCGCGCCCCATCCGGCGCCCTTCACCAGCACGTTCGGCAGCATGCGGGCAATCACAGCCTGGGGCGTGGGATCGTCAAAGATAGTTACGTAGTCCACTGCAGCGAGTGCCGCCAGCAATTCAGCGCGCTCTTCCTGCGGGAAGATGGGCCGGCCTTCGCCTTTCAACCTGCGCACGCTGTGGTCACTATTGACCGCAACAATGAGGAGGTCGCCGAGCTTCCTGGCGCCGGCCAGATATCGCGTGTGGCCGGGGTGCAGGAGGTCAAAGCATCCATTAGTGAAGACAACGCGCTCACCACAGGCCTTGTGCTGCGCAATAACCTCGTATGCGTCTTCCAGCGCGAGGATTTTGGACAGTGCCGGCCGGCTTGCCGGTTTCCTGGAATTCACACGCATATTCTAGCACGTGCCGCATCTAATCACTTGACCATGGTGGATTTAGGAAGTTACGCTGTGCAAAATCCCATGATATTCTGACAATTGGAAAGGACGGGGCGCACAGGTTGAGGACAATTGCCATCGTCGGCGGTGGACCTGCCGGCTCGATGACCGCCGCCCGGCTTTTGCAAGGGCCAACCGAGCTGCTAAACGGTGGGCAGGCCGCGCGCGTCATCATCTTCGAAGAGAGGTTTGGCTGGGAAAAGCCCTGCGGAGGCGGTTTAAGCCACAAGGCGCTGAGGGAATACCCTTTCCTGCTTCAGGCCACAGAGATGGCAAACCCGGTATGGAAAATGGAGGTCCATGCACCTGGAGGCGTATCCGCCAGCATTAATCTCCGCGAGCCTCTTGCCATTTATTCCAGACGCGAATTGAACCACCTGCTTCTCGAACGCAGCCAGCACGCCGGCGCAGAAGTTGTCAACGACCGCGTGATCCGTGCTGAAAGATTGGCTGACAAATGGCATTTGAGGGGCCGCACCAACCTCTATGAGGCAGATTATCTGATCATTGCCGCCGGTGCGCGCAGCGGTTTGAGAAACCAATTGGCCGGAGCGTTGAAGGCGGAAGACTTTATGCTGACGTTTGGTTATTTTGTTCCAGGCCATGAGGACTTGCTTCGGGTTGAATTCTTCGAGAATTTTGAGGGATATGCCTGGTCGTTCCCTCGCCTCAACCATCTTTCCGTAGGAATATGCGGCAAGGTGGGTGTTGCCAATATGGCCGACCTTCGGCGAAACCTTTTCGGGTTTATGGAACGGCACGGTTATTCGACTGAGTCGGCCTCGGTATTCAGCCACCTGCTGCCCTCTCTGGAAGTTGAAAGCTGGGCAGGCATGCGCCTGGAGGGGGACGGATGGGCGCTGGCAGGAGATGCCGCAGGGTTGACAGATCCCGTCACGGGCGAAGGTCTTTATTTTGCGCTGCGGTCGGGTGAACTGCTGGCAGATGCGATCCTGAAGGGTTTTTCCTATACGCGAAGGGTGTGGGATGAATTTGGCAGCAAACTGATGTTAGGCGCCCGGATTTGTCCCATGTTCTACCGTGGTGAGTTTCTGGGGGCCAGCCTGCCGACACGCATGGTCCAGCTATGCGCTCGGAGCAAGACTTTCCTGAACCTCTTTCATGACATGGTTGAGGGCAATCAGGCGTACTGTGGACTTTCCGGCCGCTTCATCAGAGGCCTGCCGAAGTACCTGGTGGAGACAGCAACCCACTCTGTCTGGAAACGGATGGGTATCCAATCGGCAGAGCAGGCATAGGTCAAGGCCTATTTTAAATCCAACAACTTTGATCAGGATGGCGACGTGCACAAAAGATCGGAAGAATTGTTTCAGAAGGCAGTCCAACTGATGCCCGGCGGCGTGAACTCGCCTGTGCGCGCATTCCGGGCGGTCGGCGGAACGCCGCTCTTTATTGCAAGCGGCAGGGGCTCTCATCTGAAGGACGTTGACGGCAATGAATATGTCGATTTTGTCCTTTCGTGGGGGCCATTGATTCTGGGCCACTGCCACCCGGAGGTGACAAAGGCTCTTTCCGATGTCCTGGGAACAGGAACCAGCTTTGGGGCTCCAACCGAGGGCGAGGTGACCCTGGCAGAAGAAATCACCAGAGCGTTTCCCTCCGTCGAGCGCGTTCGCCTGGTTAATTCCGGGACTGAAGCTATTCTTTCGGCCATCCGTCTCGCACGGGCCGCGACGAAGCGAGATAAGATCCTGAAGTTTGAAGGGTGCTATCACGGGCATTCGGACAGCCTGCTGGTGAAAGCCGGGTCCGGAGTGGCGACTTTAGGGCTGCCGGACAGTCCGGGCGTCCCGGGAGTACTCGCTGAACTGACGATTACGGTCCCGTTCAATGATTTTGAAGCACTCGAAAGCGCTTTCGATTGGCACAGGAATCAACTGGCTGCGGTTTTGGTCGAGCCGATAGCGGGCAACATGGGTGTGGTGCCCCCAATGCCGGAGTTTCTGATGCGGTTGCGCACGCTGACCGAGGAGCAGGGAACAGTGCTGATCTTTGACGAGGTGATCACTGGCTTTCGCGTCGCTTACGGCGGAGCACAACAGCTCTACGGTATCCAGGCGGACCTGACTGCTCTAGGCAAGGTGATTGGCGGAGGGTTGCCGGTGGGCGCATACGGGGGTAAAGCATCCCTGATGGACCTGGTTGCTCCCAGTGGGCCGGTTTACCAGGCCGGCACCCTTTCCGGGAATCCCCTGGCCGTGGCCGCTGGGGCAAAAACCCTGGAAGTGCTGCGGAGGCCAGGAACTTATGATCGCCTCGAGGTGCTTGGCAAGAAGCTTGCGGGCGGCCTGCAGGAGCAGGCCAGAGAGGCTGAAATTCCGCTCACCGTCAACCGGATGGGCTCCATGCTGACTGCGTTTTTCAACCCTGGGCCTGTTACCGACTATTCGTCCGCGAAAAAATCTAATTCTTCGATGTTCGCGAGCTTCTTCGCAGAGCTGCTCAGGCGGGGAATTTACTTTCCTCCATCCCAGTTTGAATCACTTTTTGTCTCGATGGCACACACCGAAGAAGATATTGAGCGGGCTGTACGTTCAGCTGGCGAGGCCTTTCGCGTGATCAGGGTGGCAAAATAGCCGAGCGGCGCTAGGATTCCAGGAAGTAGTTCCGGCAAGCCTGCCGTACGGAGGGGCCATCAAGCTTTGGCTCGATTCCCTGGTATCGAGCGGCCCAGCTTATATGCTGGGCAATGTCGCGTGGGTAGCAGGCGCGTAGCGGCTGTTGCAGAGCAGCCAACAGGCTCAAGACACCGTCCACGACTGTCGCGTCATAAATCAGGCCGAATTCATCGCACACACGTTTGAAGATTTCGTGGAACTGGCCGGGGGGCACGTAATCCACTTTGATTTTGGTCTGAATTCGCCGAAGGAATGCTTCGTCAGCCAGTGACCTGGGGTCGAGGTTGGTTGCAAAGGCAACAAAGAGGTCAAAGGGAATCTCGATTTGCTTTCCGCCGGCCAGGTTGAGGAAATCGATCCGCCGGTCCAGTGGAACGATCCAGCGGTTGAGCATGTCCTCAGGGCGCATTCTCTGGCGGCCGAAGTCATCCACAACCAGAACGCCGTTATTGGCTTTCATCTGCAGCGGTGCGGTGTAAAACTTGGTGAGGGGGTTCATCTGGAGGTCCAGCATCTCGAGGGTCAACTCGCCGCCCACCACCACGCGGGGACGGCGGCAGAGGACCCATCGCTTGTCAAATTCGCCTAGAGCCTCTTCCTCCTCTTCATAGCGTCCGTGCAGGTGCGTGTCGTAGACAGTGATGATCTGTCCATCGACTTCAACCGCGTAGGGAATCCAGACGCGATCACCATAAATCTTGGGGATGCTTTCAGCCATGGCCGTCTTGCCGGTTCCGGCGGGACCGTAGAGAATAATGCACCGTCCGGAGACGACAGCGGTTCCCATCTGATTCAGGGTTTCCTCAGGAAGGACCAGGTGGCCGAAGGCCTTCTCCACCTGGGGCGGACGAACTTCGGCATCCCTGATGCTTTGCGCGCGGATGCGCGCAACATAATCGTCAAGCGATACGGGCGTGGGGCCGTAATAGTGATTCAGCGTCAACAGCTCGAGCGCCCGGCTGCGGCCACCGGAGGTAATTGCGATCCGGTGGACGGCGCCCGTCATGCCTTTCACTTCACAAAGCTGCTCCTTGCGGAGCCGCTCAAAAAGCAGCTCCACGATGCTGAAACTCAGGCACATTTTCTTCGCAAGTTCGAGAAGGGTGAGTTCTCCTTCGTAGTAGAGGATTTTCAGCGCCAGGTCTTCCAGCACGCTGCGGCGTATGCCAAGATCCTGGATTTTCTTCGGCGTTTCAATTTCAGCGCTGATCATCTGTTTCATCCCTCGGTTCGGTTTCTAACGGCAATCCTCATCCGGCGAATTATAATGTCCTGGCCCAGGCCGTTTGCGGGAGCCGTTACATTCAGCAGAGTGAGGGCCCGCGAAAGATTTTAATGGCACGCCTCTTCCTGCGCGGGACGGAATCCCTTCAGCAATGCCGCTTCCTGTTCCATGCTTTCGCCGGGCAGCATTTTCCCGTAAAACCTGCTGTCGTGACAGTAATAGAGCCCTGACCGGCGGTTGACCCAAACATTGTGCTTCATGCCCATATTCGGAGCAGCGGGTTGGGCCTGGCTCATGGCTTCCAGTTTTGCCACCCAGACTTCTGGCGCGTTGCGGTGCTTGGCCAGAAGAGGGGCCATAAATGCCAGTATGATAAGGAGGAGGACCACCATGACGGTGGCGGCGAAGCGGCTACGCGGGGATCTGCCAGATCTTCCGTGCGGTGCGATTTTGAGAATTTCAGCCATAATGATCAACAGGGCATCTTGCCCTTATCCGGAGCATATGTCGCGCTTAACTCTGCTTTTCGCTCAACCAATTCGCCTCTGCGAAGGCAGGCGGAAGCTCCGCAGGTTAACCGGATTGTTAACTCCATACTCGGGCCACAGAGGGACAGCGCTGGATGCGAAGGGTACCTATGCCCTGACCGTGGTGCCGTTCTTCGGTATGCCTTCCGAAGACTGGGGCGCGGATACGGAGCGTGATTTCACCGAGGTGGGCAGAGGGCCTATTTCAAGAAGGTCTCCAACGTGCGTTCGAGTTCTGAAAATCGTGTGAGGCGGCAACTCGAGCACGCTGTCGGCTTTCAGGATAACCTTGGAGATCCTAAACGGGCGGACGTGTTCCTCGATGTGGACCACGTGGTTGCTTCGATCGAGGAAGACAATGTCAATTGAGAACAACATTCCGATGGTATGCACGCCATAAGAAGGGACAATCCACAATCCCTGCCCAGGCCGTGCCCAGCGGCTCGTCCTTCCCAAAAGACCCACAAGCCGACCCATGTAACTGTCCGCGACGGAAGCATTCGTGGCGACGAATGTTTCGCGAGTCTTATTGTAAACGTACACCCGTTTCCGGTTATTGTTGCCCACGCCTATTGCTCCCAACTCAATCTATCAATCTGGCATCTAGTCGCGAGATGCCTGCCGTTTACGACGCCAAATGATGATGTACAGCACGATAACAGCTCCGATTCCGGCGATGATTCGAATGGTCGTAACGTCCATGGTGTTTCCTCCACGCTTTTTGAGTTTTGGGTGAACCTACTTGCTTTGCTTGAATCTAATTCAATTGATGGTCAAGAGCTCCTTATTGATGCATTCCGATGAACTGGCGGAATATCGTTATGATTGCAGGCCCCAGGATAACTACAAACAGAGCGGGGAAGATAAAAAACACCAGAGGCGGAACCATTTTAACGGGGGTCTTGGCCGCTGCCTCCTCCGCTCTTTGCCGCCGCTTCATTCGCATATCGTCTGCGTGGACGCGCAAAGACTGCGAAACGCTGGTACCAAAACGGTCTGTCTGGATGAGCATCGCCACCAGCGCCTTGATGTCGTCCACGCCTGTGCGGGAGGCCAACTCGCGCATGGATTCAATCCGTGTCCGCCCCACGCGGATTTGGGCGTTGACAAGGTCAAGCTCGCCGCAGAGTTCGGGATGGGTTATTCTCAACTCCTGTGAGACGCGCATAAACGCCTGGTCAAGGCCCAGGCCTGCCTCGATGCAAACCACGAGCAGGTCGAGGGCATCCGGGAGGGCTTTGCGGAGGATTGTCTGACGCTTCCTGACGCGCCGGGATAGCCACATATCGGGCAGGAGAAAGCCTGCCACCAGGGCCAGTATCCAGACGAAGACCCCATTATTTGAATTTGTCAAACCGGATACGTAAACAATAATTGCGAAGACGATTGGCAAGAGTACCTTGGCACCCCGCAATGCCATGATTGCTTCCGGGCGGCGATACCCCGCGCGCACAAGCATCAGCTTCGTGGCAGAAAGGTCCTTGGACGAAGGGAGCAGCTTTCCCACGTCGCTCAGGACTTGAGCGGCCTTCTGCGTTTGCCTTTCGCGGAAGGAGACCTTTCTCTGTGCGGCAAGAGGTTGCCAGAGCCTGGACAACCGGTCTGCAATCGGAAACTCACCCGGTGCGAACGCATAAACGAGAGCGCCCGCCACCACGAGAATCGCAACAAACGTTAAACCTACCGCTACCCAAAGCATGTCTCTTACCTCAGTTGACTCAAATGTCGATGTTAACGATCTTCCACAGCAATAAAGAACCGACAACCTGGAGGAACACCGCAAGGGCTATAATCCAGGGGCCAATCGGATCAGTGAACAGGGGGCGCATATAGCTGGGATTGAGAAAACGCAGGATGAGCCCCATGATAGGGGGTAGTGAAATGAGGATAGCCGCCGTCAGGCGCCCCTGCGCAGTCTTGATCTTTACTTCTCCAAGAATCCTGAACCTCTCCCGAACCACGTGCGCAAGGTTATCGAGGATTTCCGCCAAGTTACCGCCAGTATCCTTCTGGATGAGAACCGCAGTTACGAAGAAACGCACGTCGATCAGCGGAATCCGTTCTGAAAGGTTCAATAACGCGTCCCGTAAGGGGAGGCCGAAATTCTGCTCTTCAAAAGTCGTGCGGAACTCTCCGGCTACTGGTTCCGGCAATTCGGTTGTAATCATCTCGAGACCGGTGGAAAAAGAATGGCCGGCGCGCACAGCGCGTCCGAGAAGGTCGATGGCTTCGGGGAAAATCTTTTCAAACGCCTTCAGACGCCCTCTGCGTTTGAAGGCCACGACAGCAATGGGAATCAGGCCGCCAACGGGAACAAACAGGAGGCCAATCAGCGAACTGGACATTGCCCTGGTACCGATCAGAAACGCGGCAACAGCGAATACGGCGCTTAAAAGGATCAACCTGCCTGGCTTGATTTTCATGCCAGCCTGGCCGATAAAGTTTCGCAGCTTGTCGGACCACTTCCACCTCAGCAACATTCGGTGAAGGACAGGAACGTCGCTGAGAAGTTCGTCGCGGACCACCTTCAGTTCGAGGGACTCGCTCCCGCGCTTGGTGCTGCGCTCAATTGCATCAAGGCGCTTTGCCACGACTTTGTCAGGAGCCGATCCCGCGGCGGAGAAAA
The nucleotide sequence above comes from Acidobacteriota bacterium. Encoded proteins:
- a CDS encoding ATP-binding protein; its protein translation is MISAEIETPKKIQDLGIRRSVLEDLALKILYYEGELTLLELAKKMCLSFSIVELLFERLRKEQLCEVKGMTGAVHRIAITSGGRSRALELLTLNHYYGPTPVSLDDYVARIRAQSIRDAEVRPPQVEKAFGHLVLPEETLNQMGTAVVSGRCIILYGPAGTGKTAMAESIPKIYGDRVWIPYAVEVDGQIITVYDTHLHGRYEEEEEALGEFDKRWVLCRRPRVVVGGELTLEMLDLQMNPLTKFYTAPLQMKANNGVLVVDDFGRQRMRPEDMLNRWIVPLDRRIDFLNLAGGKQIEIPFDLFVAFATNLDPRSLADEAFLRRIQTKIKVDYVPPGQFHEIFKRVCDEFGLIYDATVVDGVLSLLAALQQPLRACYPRDIAQHISWAARYQGIEPKLDGPSVRQACRNYFLES
- a CDS encoding DUF192 domain-containing protein — translated: MGNNNRKRVYVYNKTRETFVATNASVADSYMGRLVGLLGRTSRWARPGQGLWIVPSYGVHTIGMLFSIDIVFLDRSNHVVHIEEHVRPFRISKVILKADSVLELPPHTIFRTRTHVGDLLEIGPLPTSVKSRSVSAPQSSEGIPKNGTTVRA
- a CDS encoding type II secretion system F family protein, which codes for MLWVAVGLTFVAILVVAGALVYAFAPGEFPIADRLSRLWQPLAAQRKVSFRERQTQKAAQVLSDVGKLLPSSKDLSATKLMLVRAGYRRPEAIMALRGAKVLLPIVFAIIVYVSGLTNSNNGVFVWILALVAGFLLPDMWLSRRVRKRQTILRKALPDALDLLVVCIEAGLGLDQAFMRVSQELRITHPELCGELDLVNAQIRVGRTRIESMRELASRTGVDDIKALVAMLIQTDRFGTSVSQSLRVHADDMRMKRRQRAEEAAAKTPVKMVPPLVFFIFPALFVVILGPAIITIFRQFIGMHQ
- a CDS encoding type II secretion system F family protein, with translation MALVLAGLTFLVIVLLVGGVFLFSAAGSAPDKVVAKRLDAIERSTKRGSESLELKVVRDELLSDVPVLHRMLLRWKWSDKLRNFIGQAGMKIKPGRLILLSAVFAVAAFLIGTRAMSSSLIGLLFVPVGGLIPIAVVAFKRRGRLKAFEKIFPEAIDLLGRAVRAGHSFSTGLEMITTELPEPVAGEFRTTFEEQNFGLPLRDALLNLSERIPLIDVRFFVTAVLIQKDTGGNLAEILDNLAHVVRERFRILGEVKIKTAQGRLTAAILISLPPIMGLILRFLNPSYMRPLFTDPIGPWIIALAVFLQVVGSLLLWKIVNIDI